The following proteins are encoded in a genomic region of Agromyces sp. CF514:
- a CDS encoding DeoR/GlpR family DNA-binding transcription regulator yields MLTATRRALLLERLDRDRRIVAKEIAAELDLSEDSIRRDLRELAAEGLLTRVYGGAVPASPAVADYGARTAIASDSKSRVAAAAAALVQPGLTVILDGGTTTLAVVQHLPRSLECTIVTHSPTIAVALLEHAAEVILIGGRLFRHSMVASGAAAVEAANRVNADLFLLGVTGIHPTAGLTTGDADEAAMKRVLASRAAETFALGSVEKVGAASPHQVLPLDAVAGLVLDAESDAVSLERLRETGTRIVEAR; encoded by the coding sequence ATGCTGACCGCGACCCGACGGGCGCTGCTGCTCGAACGACTCGACCGCGATCGGCGCATCGTCGCGAAGGAGATCGCCGCCGAGCTCGACCTGTCCGAAGACAGCATCCGGCGCGACCTGCGCGAACTCGCGGCCGAGGGCCTGCTGACCCGGGTCTACGGCGGTGCCGTGCCCGCGTCGCCCGCCGTCGCCGACTACGGCGCACGCACCGCGATCGCCTCCGACAGCAAGTCGCGCGTGGCGGCCGCGGCAGCGGCGCTCGTGCAGCCGGGCCTCACCGTGATCCTCGACGGCGGCACGACCACCCTCGCGGTGGTGCAGCACCTGCCGCGATCGCTCGAGTGCACCATCGTCACGCACAGCCCCACGATCGCCGTCGCGCTGCTCGAGCATGCCGCCGAGGTGATCCTCATCGGCGGCCGGCTGTTCCGGCACTCGATGGTCGCGTCGGGCGCTGCGGCGGTCGAGGCGGCGAACCGCGTCAACGCCGACCTGTTCCTGCTCGGCGTCACCGGAATCCACCCGACCGCCGGACTCACCACGGGCGACGCCGACGAGGCAGCCATGAAGCGGGTGCTCGCCTCGCGCGCCGCCGAGACGTTCGCGCTCGGCAGCGTCGAGAAGGTCGGCGCCGCCTCGCCGCACCAGGTGCTGCCACTCGACGCCGTCGCCGGGCTCGTGCTCGACGCCGAGTCCGACGCCGTCTCGCTCGAGCGCCTGCGCGAGACGGGCACGCGCATCGTCGAGGCGCGCTAG
- a CDS encoding DEAD/DEAH box helicase — protein MTDQPPPAAAKAVGDWRSVLGTTLGGRDVDSGSTGARDPRLRAAGPPASKRLGLQFELRRRVQRRSGQWQGPRDEPAKRANSVDRLAVRPVTQGARGAWIKSGLTWQNIAYQGEAGGFDPAQARWFAQFALLKGSSPSVFTTYGSEWVTLDEFESPLLWALFAEAGRLGIALVGSDVTPDVVVHGAAAIALDVHEAADGGLTLTPELALDGLAPGPLVDVRAVGTHGVYRFDFDDGCLELAPFSTPPTDAARALLEAPATVRVPSADVPEFLRAFPALERSVAITSRDDSFTPPPPVPTTLVLDLRFEPRDVLRLAWRWEHADGRTTQVGAASPNDGGSRERGEREALAATIAAAAADPDLDDDLLGRVADVLGWVPLDTVLIRGVDAAEFVAERLPKLEALATRHPLRIDVEGERPDYRLLTEPPKVRVTTVESRKTDWFDLGVVITIDGKTVPFMPLFRALAQGKRRLLLVDKSYLMLNQPIFDPLRDLIEEAGTLDEWQTGVRIHASRTSLWSDFEDLAHEAEPAVSWRETVAALEHGRVEELPEPAALALPLRPYQLAGFRWLAYLWANRLGGILADDMGLGKTAQTLALIAHSREVGAPGAAAPFLVVAPTSVASNWVREAARFTPGLRVASVTATQAKRRGSIADAAADADLVVTTYAVLRLEAEAFGALEWGGLVLDEAQFVKNAATKVHAAARGIRAPFRLAVTGTPIENDLGELWAILQLVAPGLFPSRRRFDEQYRRPIELDRNLERRDRLRRRIRPLMLRRTKEQVEPELPAKQEQVLEVALAPTHRRLYDTMLQRERQKLLGLIDDLDRNRFIVYRSLTLLRMLALDATLIDDEAYASVPSAKLDALFEQLDDVLAEGHRALVFSQFTSFLDRARSRLDAAGVPYAYLDGSTPVRRRDGEIARFRSGEASVFLISLKAGGFGLNLTEADYVFLLDPWWNPASEAQAIDRAHRIGQTKQVMVYRLVAADTIEQKVMALKARKGELVASILDEGTDAADPRAAEALTADDLRGLLEA, from the coding sequence GTGACCGATCAGCCGCCGCCCGCAGCCGCGAAGGCCGTGGGCGACTGGAGGTCGGTGCTCGGCACGACCCTGGGCGGTCGAGACGTCGACTCGGGCTCCACCGGGGCGCGCGATCCGCGACTGCGGGCCGCGGGGCCGCCGGCGTCCAAGCGCCTCGGGCTGCAGTTCGAGCTCCGCCGTCGCGTGCAGCGCCGCAGCGGGCAATGGCAGGGCCCGCGCGACGAGCCGGCCAAACGCGCCAACTCGGTCGACCGCCTCGCGGTGCGCCCGGTCACGCAGGGCGCGCGCGGTGCATGGATCAAGTCGGGCCTCACCTGGCAGAACATCGCGTACCAGGGCGAGGCCGGCGGCTTCGATCCCGCGCAGGCGCGCTGGTTCGCGCAGTTCGCGCTGCTGAAGGGCAGCTCGCCGAGCGTCTTCACGACCTACGGCTCCGAGTGGGTGACCCTCGACGAGTTCGAGAGCCCGCTGCTGTGGGCCCTGTTCGCCGAGGCGGGGCGGCTCGGCATCGCGCTCGTCGGCTCGGACGTCACGCCCGACGTGGTCGTGCACGGTGCGGCGGCGATCGCGCTCGACGTGCACGAGGCCGCCGACGGCGGGCTGACCCTCACCCCCGAGCTCGCACTCGACGGCCTGGCGCCCGGTCCGCTCGTCGACGTGCGCGCGGTCGGCACCCACGGCGTCTACCGCTTCGACTTCGACGACGGATGCCTCGAGCTCGCGCCGTTCTCGACGCCGCCGACCGACGCGGCTCGGGCACTGCTCGAGGCCCCGGCGACGGTGCGAGTGCCGAGCGCCGACGTGCCGGAGTTCCTGCGGGCGTTCCCGGCGCTCGAGCGGTCCGTCGCCATCACGAGCCGCGACGATTCGTTCACCCCGCCGCCGCCCGTGCCGACGACCCTCGTGCTCGACCTGCGGTTCGAGCCGCGCGACGTGCTGCGCCTCGCGTGGCGCTGGGAGCACGCCGACGGTCGCACGACGCAGGTCGGCGCCGCCTCGCCGAACGACGGCGGGAGCCGGGAACGCGGCGAACGCGAGGCGCTCGCGGCCACGATCGCGGCAGCCGCGGCCGACCCTGACCTCGACGACGACCTGCTCGGCCGCGTCGCCGACGTGCTCGGCTGGGTGCCGCTCGACACCGTGCTCATCCGCGGGGTCGACGCCGCGGAGTTCGTCGCCGAGCGCCTGCCGAAGCTCGAGGCGCTCGCCACGCGGCATCCGCTGCGCATCGACGTCGAGGGCGAACGGCCTGATTATCGGCTGCTCACCGAACCGCCCAAGGTGCGCGTCACCACCGTCGAGTCCCGCAAGACCGACTGGTTCGACCTCGGCGTCGTCATCACGATCGACGGAAAGACGGTGCCGTTCATGCCGCTGTTCCGGGCGCTCGCCCAGGGCAAGCGACGGCTGCTGCTCGTCGACAAGAGCTACCTCATGCTCAACCAGCCGATCTTCGATCCGCTGCGCGACCTCATCGAAGAGGCCGGCACGCTCGACGAGTGGCAGACCGGCGTGCGCATCCACGCGAGCCGCACGAGCCTCTGGTCCGACTTCGAAGACCTCGCGCACGAGGCCGAGCCGGCGGTGTCGTGGCGCGAGACCGTCGCGGCGCTCGAACACGGTCGCGTCGAGGAGCTGCCCGAGCCCGCGGCGCTCGCACTGCCGCTGCGGCCTTACCAGCTCGCCGGATTCCGCTGGCTCGCCTACCTCTGGGCGAACCGCCTCGGCGGCATCCTCGCCGACGACATGGGGCTCGGCAAGACCGCGCAGACGCTCGCGCTCATCGCGCATTCGCGCGAGGTCGGTGCTCCAGGTGCGGCGGCGCCGTTCCTGGTCGTCGCACCGACGTCGGTCGCGTCGAACTGGGTGCGCGAGGCGGCCAGGTTCACGCCCGGCCTGCGGGTGGCGTCCGTCACCGCGACCCAGGCGAAGCGCCGGGGCAGCATCGCGGATGCCGCGGCCGACGCCGACCTCGTCGTCACCACGTACGCCGTGCTGCGCCTCGAGGCCGAGGCGTTCGGCGCACTCGAGTGGGGCGGGCTCGTGCTCGACGAGGCGCAGTTCGTGAAGAACGCGGCGACCAAGGTGCATGCGGCCGCCCGCGGCATCCGTGCCCCGTTCCGGCTCGCCGTCACCGGCACGCCCATCGAGAACGACCTCGGCGAGCTCTGGGCGATCCTGCAGCTCGTGGCGCCCGGGCTGTTCCCGTCGCGTCGCCGCTTCGACGAGCAGTACCGGCGGCCCATCGAGCTCGACCGCAACCTCGAGCGGCGCGATCGGCTGCGCCGTCGCATCCGGCCGCTCATGCTGCGCCGCACCAAGGAGCAGGTCGAGCCCGAGCTGCCCGCCAAGCAGGAGCAAGTGCTCGAGGTCGCCCTCGCGCCGACCCACCGGCGGCTCTACGACACGATGCTCCAGCGCGAGCGGCAGAAGCTGCTCGGCCTCATCGACGACCTCGACCGCAACCGCTTCATCGTCTACCGGTCGCTCACGCTGCTGCGCATGCTCGCGCTCGACGCGACGCTCATCGACGACGAGGCCTACGCCAGCGTGCCGTCGGCCAAGCTCGACGCGCTGTTCGAGCAGCTCGACGACGTGCTCGCCGAGGGGCACCGGGCGCTCGTGTTCAGCCAGTTCACGTCGTTCCTCGACCGCGCGCGCTCGCGGCTCGACGCGGCCGGAGTGCCCTACGCCTACCTCGACGGCTCGACCCCGGTGCGCCGCCGCGACGGCGAGATCGCGAGGTTCCGCTCGGGCGAGGCATCCGTGTTCCTCATCAGCCTGAAGGCCGGCGGCTTCGGCCTGAACCTCACCGAGGCCGATTACGTCTTCCTGCTCGACCCCTGGTGGAACCCCGCGAGCGAGGCGCAGGCCATCGACCGCGCGCACCGCATCGGCCAGACGAAGCAGGTCATGGTCTACCGGCTCGTCGCGGCCGACACCATCGAGCAGAAGGTCATGGCGCTCAAGGCCCGCAAGGGCGAGCTCGTCGCGTCGATCCTCGACGAGGGCACCGATGCTGCAGACCCCCGCGCCGCCGAGGCGCTCACCGCCGACGATCTCAGGGGGCTGCTCGAGGCGTGA
- a CDS encoding choice-of-anchor A family protein — protein MPTPAPRRTRLRRNLSLLAITGLAATGAAALTVAGAAAPATAATGSPSATCPPSGEMPPLGHLPVFTDSNVAVFAGGDYRVEGGAAESEGLLLVTGDATFAKAGGGVFNVGSAGYGSGITPAGGTQMLAVGGDLSTANGTQVHVGANLAGGGNVDVGGSIASGTTFDLFGGTAVDELGAAAAMAPNAGFATVLDDASDDLAGLAPTDMTSTSGNQVHFASSADRDLYVFTIPAATLGSKPEIVFDLASDTAPVLINVTGSSLSWAPNYFADGGVRFDGPSSAEFGAWASRIAWNLPDATTLSLGTNGQLLGSVLAPGADANVTTSTNGRLLVGGDLTVSGSGVEHHNYPWTGHADLDCTPEPGEPTDPTDPVDPTDPTDPTDPIDPTDPVDPTDPVDPTDPTDPETTPTPDPVEPGTDPSPTERPGVPLANTGGSDEAGHGLASTGVDALPLAIGAGALVAAAGTLLVIARRRRA, from the coding sequence GTGCCCACGCCCGCGCCCCGACGCACCCGCCTGCGCAGGAACCTCAGCCTGCTCGCGATCACCGGCCTCGCCGCGACCGGCGCCGCCGCGCTGACCGTCGCCGGAGCCGCCGCGCCCGCGACGGCCGCGACCGGCTCGCCATCGGCGACCTGCCCGCCTTCGGGCGAGATGCCTCCGCTCGGCCACCTGCCCGTCTTCACCGACTCGAACGTGGCCGTCTTCGCCGGCGGCGACTACCGCGTCGAGGGCGGCGCAGCCGAGTCCGAGGGCCTGCTGCTCGTCACCGGCGATGCGACCTTCGCGAAAGCCGGCGGCGGCGTGTTCAACGTCGGCTCCGCCGGCTACGGTTCGGGCATCACGCCCGCGGGGGGCACGCAGATGCTCGCCGTCGGCGGCGACCTCTCGACCGCGAACGGCACGCAGGTGCACGTCGGCGCGAACCTCGCCGGCGGCGGCAACGTCGACGTCGGCGGCTCGATCGCCTCGGGCACGACGTTCGACCTCTTCGGCGGGACCGCCGTCGATGAGCTCGGCGCGGCGGCCGCCATGGCCCCCAACGCCGGTTTCGCCACGGTGCTCGATGATGCCTCCGACGACCTCGCCGGCCTCGCCCCCACCGACATGACCAGCACGAGCGGCAACCAGGTGCACTTCGCGAGCAGCGCCGACCGCGACCTCTACGTCTTCACGATCCCTGCCGCGACGCTCGGCTCGAAGCCCGAGATCGTGTTCGACCTCGCCTCCGACACCGCACCCGTGCTCATCAATGTCACCGGCTCGAGCCTGAGCTGGGCGCCGAACTACTTCGCCGACGGCGGCGTGCGGTTCGACGGCCCCTCGAGCGCGGAGTTCGGCGCCTGGGCCTCGCGCATCGCGTGGAACCTGCCCGACGCGACCACGCTCTCGCTCGGCACGAACGGCCAGCTGCTCGGATCGGTGCTCGCTCCCGGGGCCGACGCGAACGTCACGACCTCGACGAACGGGCGACTCCTCGTGGGCGGCGACCTCACCGTGAGCGGCAGCGGTGTCGAGCACCACAACTACCCGTGGACGGGGCACGCCGACCTCGACTGCACGCCCGAGCCCGGCGAGCCGACCGACCCGACCGACCCCGTCGACCCGACGGACCCGACCGACCCGACCGACCCGATCGACCCCACGGACCCGGTCGACCCGACCGATCCGGTCGACCCGACGGATCCCACCGACCCCGAGACCACGCCGACGCCCGACCCCGTCGAGCCCGGAACCGACCCGAGCCCGACCGAGCGACCCGGCGTTCCCCTCGCGAACACCGGCGGTTCGGATGAAGCCGGGCACGGCCTCGCCTCGACCGGCGTCGACGCGCTCCCCCTCGCCATCGGCGCTGGTGCGCTCGTCGCGGCCGCCGGAACCCTGCTCGTGATCGCGCGCCGCCGCCGCGCCTGA
- a CDS encoding MarR family winged helix-turn-helix transcriptional regulator → MTGSPRETATADILGALIVISRRGVADARTANLSLSMTDQSILGFIVDHPGCRSVDIAQAYRLNRSTVSRQLAGLMALGVVRESTDAAGRGRPLELTETGRAAYDEAIGILHGIVSSQLDGWSDAEVARFARDLQRFNVGRASETRPRHPIDDPDGSPENAPQGTPEEKEQQ, encoded by the coding sequence ATGACCGGGTCACCGCGCGAGACCGCGACCGCCGACATCCTCGGCGCGCTCATCGTCATCAGCCGCCGCGGCGTCGCCGACGCGCGCACCGCGAACCTCAGCCTGAGCATGACCGACCAGTCGATCCTCGGCTTCATCGTCGACCACCCCGGCTGCCGCTCGGTCGACATCGCGCAGGCCTACCGCCTCAACCGCTCAACCGTCTCCCGGCAGCTCGCCGGCCTCATGGCGCTCGGCGTCGTGCGCGAATCGACGGACGCCGCGGGCCGAGGCCGCCCCCTCGAGCTCACCGAGACTGGCCGCGCCGCATACGACGAGGCCATCGGCATCCTGCACGGCATCGTCAGCTCGCAGCTCGACGGATGGAGCGACGCCGAGGTCGCCCGCTTCGCCCGCGACCTGCAGCGATTCAACGTCGGACGAGCGAGCGAGACCCGCCCGCGGCATCCGATCGACGACCCCGACGGGTCGCCGGAGAACGCCCCACAAGGGACACCCGAAGAGAAGGAACAGCAATGA
- a CDS encoding 3-hydroxyacyl-CoA dehydrogenase, which yields MTAIANVTVLGTGVLGSQIAYQTAFSGFDVVAYDISDAALETAKQRFAGLAETYVREGVAGAVDGAQAALARITYSADLGEAVANADLVIEAIPEQLALKQSTYEQLATLAPERTIFATNSSTLLPSDLAPFTGRADRFLALHFANRVWAHNTAEVMGTEATDPAVYATVADFAGKIGMVPIEIKKEKAGYLLNSLLVPFLSAAGELLVDGIAEPDAIDKTWRIGTGAPMGPFQIYDIVGLTTAYNISKAGGPKQQAFADLIKERYIDQGKLGVATGEGFYTYPKA from the coding sequence ATGACCGCCATCGCGAACGTCACCGTGCTGGGCACCGGAGTGCTCGGCTCGCAGATCGCCTACCAGACCGCGTTCAGCGGATTCGACGTCGTCGCCTACGACATCAGCGACGCCGCGCTCGAGACCGCGAAGCAGCGCTTCGCCGGGCTCGCCGAGACCTACGTGCGCGAGGGCGTCGCCGGCGCCGTCGACGGCGCCCAGGCGGCGCTCGCCCGCATCACCTACTCGGCCGACCTCGGCGAGGCCGTCGCGAACGCCGACCTCGTCATCGAGGCGATCCCCGAGCAGCTCGCCCTCAAGCAGTCGACGTACGAGCAGCTCGCGACGCTCGCCCCCGAGCGCACGATCTTCGCCACGAACTCGTCGACCCTGCTGCCGAGCGACCTCGCGCCGTTCACCGGTCGCGCCGACCGGTTCCTCGCCCTGCACTTCGCCAACCGCGTCTGGGCGCACAACACCGCCGAGGTCATGGGCACCGAGGCCACCGACCCAGCCGTCTACGCCACGGTCGCCGACTTCGCCGGCAAGATCGGCATGGTCCCGATCGAGATCAAGAAGGAGAAGGCCGGCTACCTGCTGAACTCGCTGCTCGTGCCGTTCCTCTCGGCCGCGGGCGAGCTGCTCGTCGACGGCATCGCCGAGCCCGACGCCATCGACAAGACCTGGCGCATCGGCACGGGCGCGCCCATGGGCCCGTTCCAGATCTACGACATCGTCGGACTCACGACCGCCTACAACATCTCGAAGGCCGGCGGCCCGAAGCAGCAGGCGTTCGCCGACCTCATCAAGGAGCGCTACATCGACCAGGGCAAGCTCGGCGTCGCCACGGGCGAGGGGTTCTACACCTACCCGAAGGCCTGA
- a CDS encoding transcriptional regulator TrmB, producing the protein MASIRHDGGRRDQERKAPVLDAIGLDDEHTGLYRLILQAPSASVDELAASAAKSTAEVRAIVAELERLGLLARQASAPDRVVASPPSLALQPMLLDRERRLTQAHEALVQLSEIYRRGAAQRDAPDVVDVVLGAGAVRQRFAQLQASATREVRVFVLSDIAFLDADENEAEDAALERGVAYRVIVEKAVLERPGFIDSAREAAAYGEEIRVLPTLPTRLIIADDDVAMLPMHSHGEERSSGALLVHPSGLLDLMIATFEGHWRTATEFITAGDLPGAHDAVDRDLLKLLLLGLTDAAAGGQLGISVRTVQRRVAELMETAGVTTRLQLGAEAVRRSWV; encoded by the coding sequence ATGGCTTCGATCCGCCACGACGGCGGTCGACGCGACCAGGAACGGAAGGCGCCGGTGCTCGACGCGATCGGACTGGACGACGAGCACACCGGCCTGTACCGGTTGATCCTGCAGGCGCCGTCCGCGAGCGTCGACGAGCTCGCCGCATCCGCCGCGAAGTCCACCGCCGAGGTGCGCGCGATCGTGGCCGAGCTCGAGCGGCTCGGGTTGCTCGCCCGGCAGGCGTCCGCGCCAGACCGGGTGGTGGCCTCACCGCCGTCGCTGGCCCTGCAGCCGATGCTGCTCGACCGGGAGCGGCGGCTCACGCAGGCCCACGAGGCGCTCGTGCAGCTGAGCGAGATCTACCGCCGCGGTGCCGCGCAACGGGATGCCCCCGATGTCGTCGACGTGGTGCTCGGGGCGGGGGCGGTGCGACAGCGGTTCGCGCAGTTGCAGGCGTCGGCGACCCGCGAGGTCAGGGTGTTCGTGCTGAGCGACATCGCCTTCCTCGACGCCGACGAGAACGAGGCCGAAGATGCGGCGCTCGAACGCGGTGTGGCCTATCGGGTCATCGTCGAGAAGGCGGTGCTCGAGCGACCTGGCTTCATCGACTCGGCCCGCGAGGCGGCCGCGTACGGCGAGGAGATCCGCGTGCTGCCGACCCTGCCGACGCGGCTGATCATCGCCGATGACGACGTGGCGATGCTGCCCATGCACTCGCATGGCGAAGAGCGATCGTCCGGGGCGCTGCTCGTGCATCCGAGCGGCCTGCTCGACCTCATGATCGCGACGTTCGAGGGGCATTGGAGGACCGCGACCGAGTTCATCACCGCCGGAGACCTGCCCGGCGCGCACGACGCGGTCGACCGCGACCTGCTGAAGCTGCTCCTGCTCGGGCTCACCGATGCCGCCGCGGGCGGGCAGCTCGGCATCTCGGTGCGCACCGTGCAACGGCGAGTGGCCGAGCTCATGGAGACGGCCGGGGTGACCACCCGGCTGCAGCTCGGCGCCGAGGCCGTGCGACGGTCGTGGGTCTAG